The Erinaceus europaeus chromosome 4, mEriEur2.1, whole genome shotgun sequence genomic sequence gccttgtggaccCGCTTCAAATTGCATTTgaatagacatttaaaaaaaaaaacaacctcccaATGTCGTCTGTAGATATTGATAAATACATCTGTATTTATACAATCTGTAACcttattaaaaacaataaagcaCCAAGGCAGGTGGTTGAGTGTGGAGATAAGGTCTTGAATGAGTGGgcttcaggtttaatccctgtcTCTCCTATGCTGACTATTGCTCTAGAACCCTTACCCTATTTACATGAAgagataatgttttttttaaaattttatttatttattcccttttgttgcccttgttgttttattgttgtagttattattgttgttgtcattgttggataggacagagagaaatggagaggaagggaagacagagaggaggagagaaagatagacacctgcagacctgcttcaccacctgtgaagctactctcctgcaggtggggagctggggttcgaaccgggatccttatgccagtccttgttctttgcgccacctgcgcttaacctgctgtgctacagcccgactcccaagagataATGTTTTAAATGAGTGGGGCAGGCCCCATAAAAAGACTATGGAGTGCTCTTGAACAAAGGAAGATTCTGAGACCAAGGAAAGGATAAGTAAACACTTGAGAGCACTAGCCCCAGGTAAAGGGAAACATCCCCGCTTCTTGGGAGATGACCTTAAATTGGTTTCAGATGACATTTGAAATGCATATATTATCATCAATCACTGTCACTCCAGTTTTGGTAGGGAACCAGTCATCTCAGTTATGTCAAAAGGTCtgatctcttctctgtttcttgaAGGATAATCACTTAATCCTCAACACTCCAGAgccagggatctctctctctctctctctttctctcatacccttttccctttcaatgtctgtctgtctctatgaaaaaaggaagaaaaaaaaaaccactgtagtggtggatttgttgtgtaggcacagaaccctggtgataacctgtgtagaaataaaaaagtaaaaatacacaggatttttttttttacttacagaAAGGGGTGGCACTAACATACCCAGTATGGCACAAGGACTTATGTTCCTGCAAGGGGtgaacttcacaagtgttgaagcagtgctgtaagtgtctgtctctcatcctctttacctctcccttcccttccctctcaatttccccctgtcctgttttataaaaaaaaagaagaaagggaaaaagtggcagcCAGGAAAGTTGGacttatcatgcaggcaccaagtctcagcaatataCCTTGGcaataataatactaacaataataattaataacaacATGCATCTATAGATGTGCTTAGTGGTGGGGAGCAGGTCTTGATTGTCTGGAGCCCCAGGGGCTAGCACCCAACCGCCATATGAGAACAGGAGCACAGGGGAAGCACAACAAGGAGacatgctgtggtgtttctcctctctctctcctccatgcaTCTCTTTCTGTTCACCTTTCTTACTCACACTTTTTATCtagcttaaaaagaaaaaggagtgcaCATCAGGATCTGTGGAATCCTGCAGGCACCTAATTCCAGAGATACATGAAAGGAATGAATGATTGATTAAACTGTAATCACATTTTAAAGATCTATTGTATTCTTTTCCAAGAGCAATAGGGAgattaaaagagaaacagagaaagaccagagcagcactatttacttattactaaggaggcagacagacagttgtaCAGGAACCAGAAAGAACCAGAAAGAGGAGCCACAGGACCAGCCCCCAGCAcctgtggagcctcaggtatcCAAGCTCTACTCTCTCCAAGAGCAGCTGGTTCACTCTCTGGCTCATGGCACAACGGAAATCTGTCAAAGTTCTTCAAGGCACGGTGCTGGGAGCTGGCTCTCCATGGAGAGCAGCCACTTAACATGCACTTGAGTCTGGATATGAGGATCGGGTGGAAACAGAAGAGCAtcagcagggggaagtttcacaagaggcgGATGTGTACTgtcctgtctctccttctctcccatctCCATGCTCCTCCTCCACCGCCTCTTTCTTCTCTaccacctcctcccccctctctctttctctcacaccatTTATGTCCATCTCCCTCTAGCTTTTTCTCCCACTActtttttctctcactttctctttaaccttttctctaaattaaaaagaaacattaatcCATTATGATATATGGAATCTACTAACTAAAAAGATAGTCAtggaaaaacaataaataataaatgaataaagagataatataaagaaacaatataaaattgaaattaaaaatcattcatcacattatagggaaaaaaaaacccaatgttTTGCAAATAATCTGTGCAATTCACACTTGTACCAATGTACAAAGACTGAGCTCATCTGCATGCTTCacaaaaggtttaggaaaaaccTGAACTGTGGTGTTGTTCTGCCACCTAGTGGACGTGCTGCAGAATGCATCAGAATAAGAGCGTCATAAACACCCTGTGCAGTCTTTAGACTGAATTACTACACCTGGGGATGGGAAGCTGGTGCAACGGGAAAAGCACaggtgttactatgcacaaggacaagggttAAAGCCCCTCATACCTCTCTTTGTGGGGGTCTTAACAAGAGGTGAatcagtgttgaaggtgtctgtcttctcagactgacagggatgcagaagttacacaggacCCATATTTGAATAGACGTTAaatcctgggtcagattgatggggtttctagttaacaatatttatataatttccccatattttggagctactctctgcctagatccagctttctagtcctattctcaactctgacaccatcttcccagataatacttttagcccacctgtatgttagctgtcggcCTCCGGCAAAAATtggtagtcatgggccctttggaatatacctaaaacagacttcatagcttcttccaatatgaagatccCAGATCTAATTTGCTTTATTGttacccttaggttcctgattattaagcaatttgttctgctttaaatcttaatgcttttcagacaccactTTCTGTGTTGTAAATTATTATGATGATCATAGCATTTGAACATACACTACTTAAGATTTGATGTTTTTAGAGCATATAttacagaaataaaatatatatatataatataaaagtgattcgactatgaaagaaaaaaaggtggtaGATCTTTGATTAATGATAACAGATTTCCAGAGATGGGAGGGCCCGGGACCCAAATGCTCTCTATATGTAGTCAAAACTTGCAGTCCCtggggtacacctggttgagtgcacctattacaatgcacaaggacccaggttagagccaccAGTCAAAccgcagggtgaaagctttcatgtggtgaagcagtgctgtagaggtctctctccctctctatctcccccttccctcttaatttctggctatctctatccaataaataaataatgataatttttttttaattttaaaaaggaaagaaaaaagtcccTGCAGTTAATTTATAATCTGCTAGTCAGTCAGGGCAAACTGAAGACCtaccacctttttttctttcatagttgaatcacttttatattatatattttttattcttgtaatatgaatatttattctatattctaaaaaaaacatcaaatcttGAGTAGTGTATGTTCAAATGGAATAATCATCAAAATAGTTTAAAATACAGAAAGTGGAAAATAAGTAGTTTAATTTTAAAGCCACTTTCCGTATTTTAAACTATTATGATGatgacccttgcgctttgcgccatgtgcgcttaaccctgctgtgctactgcctgactctggggtgttcagatgaataaagatttgaaccacCTCACCACCATCAGCTCAGTTCATGGGTCATCCCTCTTGGTTCGCTAGCCCGCcacatgctgaagaatgaaactgaaccgctatatttcaccacacacaaaagtaaaaaagtaaTCTCCCAATGGATCAAGGACTGGGATCTTAGGCCAGAAatgatcagatacttagaggaaaatattggcagcgctcttttccatctaaattttataggcctcttcaatgatacaaatgcattcacaagtaaaataaaagtaaaccaatgggactacatcaaattacaaagctcctgcatagcaaaagaaaccaccacccaaacaaggaGACtccttacatcagacaaaaggctaataacaaaaatatgtgaagagctcaccaaactcaacaaaaacaaaatgacaccatccaaaagtgtggagaggatatgaacagaatattcatcaaaggaGGCAAGAAGCAAGTGATACTGTAGACAGAACTCagcactcaaacaaagagattcCTCTCAGAATACAGaagttcttcacatgccatatatcagacaagaggataataaccaaaatatataaagctctcaccaaatttagcaacagaaaagcaaatgacccaattcaaaagtggagagaggatatgaatagaatatttatATGAaacattgctccaggtcactgactgtcagagaaatgcaaagaaagacaataatgagatgtcACTtcgcccctgtgagaatgtcattcatcagaaaagacAGCAACAACTGTCAATGTGAAGACCTTTAAGAAGAAAAGTTTTAAAAGGATgggatgtattaaaaaaaaaaactcccaggaGAAATGCCATATTGGTTTATGAGCTTCATGTTGATGACAAGACAGTACTTGGTCTTAGGAAAAGACGGTGCCCAGGTTCCCATAAGTCACTATCTCACTCCAAAAAATTCATATTTTTACAGTGAACAAGCCCTGAACTGAGGAAACCTCCCTGTACTTAGCATCATGATCAAGGAATCCATCAGAACCCGGTAGCAGCCCAGCTCCATgctaaagtggttcagtttcattcttctgcacatttcatcccagttttcccagcaccgtttattgaagacaccctccttcctccatttaatagtttggggccccttatcaaaaattagatgtacaCAGGTGTGGGGTCatgtctatttttaatatttatttattattggaaagagacagaggggaaattGAGGGcggggggagatgaagagggagagagacacctgcagcaagcttcactgcctgtggtggggagcaagggcttgaacctggctccttgcacactgtgatgtgagcactgaactatgtgtgccactgcctggaaccTAAAGTTTCAAATCTTAAAATCCCAACTTCTGAGACATTAACACCCTATGAAATCATTATTGATGATGTAGAAATCAAAGCCATTAGACACTATTTCAAGAGTGATAAATGTTGTGCCTTCTATACATTAAATTATGAGATGGAGCCAAATCTGTACACATGTAAAACTTATAACGTTACATGCAACATTATTCACTGGGGCAAAGCAAAGGAAAATGGGTAAAACAAGCAAGAGTAAATGCTAGAAAAAGAATCAACTTACAATTTCATAATCTTTGTTTCATGCTTTTCTGTCTCCCCAACAAGGTAAGACTACAACTTTTTTAACCACACAGCCCTCCTTCCTGTGCCACCCACCACGAGTGACTCCTATTGCAGTCTCGCATGGATTTGTTCGAGCTGCTCCAACTTCAACTCCAGCTCATGGGCCCACTGCCTCAACTGTTCAGCTGACTCTGTCTTTGCCCCCTCATACAAGTGCTTTGACTCTTGCACAAAGTTGTATGCATCAAACAGAACTAAGTTTGCTGCATTGGCTATGCCCAACATCCGAGTTTCCTTTGACATTGCCAGAACAGTGCCTCCAAAAGCTTTCTCTACCTGCCTCCTTTTTGGGGCTGAGATCACTCCACTGGTCATGACTCGTTTGGCACGGGGAACTAAGCGACTAGACTCTTTGGCCAACTTGATAGCATGGATGTTCTTCTCAATACCCTTCATACCTCTCATAAAAGTATTTCTCAAATGAATCATGTTGGGAACATTGTCATGTCCAGTTTCCATGTTCACCATTTCTTGGCTAATGTTAGTTGATGTCAAGCGCCTGaattcagcttctgttgatgacaTGCTAGAGTGCTTCAACATATTGGTGGTTAAGCTGCCAATGGCAGCAGCGGTTTCAAGCACCATTCCAGTTGCTGACAGTTTCAGactgacctctgcattcctaggTGCCAGAGTTAGACTACTGGAAGTCAAGATGCCAGAGAGAATGCCAGTAGCATTGGTCACCACACTGGAGATGACACAGTTCCTATGAACCTTATCTACCCTGTCTGCCAGGGCACGGAGCTCAGCTATGcgctttttaagtttttgtttgacAAAAGGATACTCCTCCAAAAACATAAGCCTATATGCCTTCTCTTTTTGGatcatttcttcttcctctcttttgtttccttttgctgAAAGTAATTTCAGTCCTGACGGCAACCCAAACCCTAATACTAACCCTAGTCCTAATCCTAACCCTAACACTAAGAATAACTTCAACCCTAGTCCTAAATCTAACCATAACACCAAGAATAACCCTAGCCCAAACACAAAGGATAACCGCAGCCACAGCCACAACATGTTTCTGTCTTCCatgccttctttctctgtctctggatccTTCAGATATCCATACAGTGCTCCGGCCTCATCCCTGTAATGATGAAGTTCAGGTGATTAGCACAGCCTGTCTGCTCATCTGTAAAGTGGGCTCAATGAGTCTATCCTGCACTGATCACAGAACCCTTACTATACCTCAAATAGAAAAGATTTTGCCAATGTAAGCAGTTTTGTGTAATTGAATGCTGCATACTCCACATGCTCTAGTGTAGACACTTCACACTAGATATTCAATCAAGGGATGAATACATAAATGTCACTAAAGATGCTAGGGAGAAGTTGATATTTGGTAAGGACATATTTTTGTtccatgtatcaacaattgtagTGTAACCATCCATCAAACCTtaaacaaagttaaaaataataatcataatcatcCTGGAAAATCAGGGAGGAAGCCCAGTAGTTAGAGCACATAGTTTGCAATTGTATAAACTTGGATTTTATCTCTCACGACATGAGAGccccaaagggaaaataagtagaaTTCCACGGGAGGCAGAGCATtgctgtgtctctttgtctctatctcactctttcataaaaatacaataaaactgGGCTAGGAAGGAGGTGCCAAATTAGAGTACATGTGTCAGACCCTGGGCACAATCTCTAGCACTGCACTGAAAATTCAAAAGAAATCTCTCTACTCAAGGGCAGGTCAGCACTATCACAACAGCAGGTGTTGATAGAAGACTAAACCTGCAGGTGGACAGGAAGGGGTATTGTGACAGTAACACCTTCATTCAAAGAATATTCTTGTGTGGTGAACAATTATCTTACTAGTACAGATCTGCCCTTGGCCCTGGGGACCACAGGGTAGGTAAGCAAGTCGAATGTGACCATGAAAATTCTGAAACAGGAAATCTTAATCTTAGTTTCTTCTGAGCCTTCCTCTGCCTTGAACTGGCATCTatcatctgttctttttttttcttttaggttttatttataaaatggaaacactggtaagacaagaccataggataagaggggtacatttccacataattcccatcaccgaaactccatatcccactccatCCCCTATCTTCTGTTCTTAACAGATTGTGCTACCTTGTTCTAAAAAGAAtccaggaggctgggcagtggtccacccagtcaagtgcacatagtactaagcacaaagacccaagcaagaacccagttcaagcccctgctccccacatgcggtgggggggggaggggagcttcacagctGACAAAtctggtctccaggtgtctatctctctctctctctctctctctctctctctctctctctctctctgtctcccctctcctctcaatttctctctgtcctattgaataaagtggaaaaaatggcttccaggagctgtggattcatagcactggcaccaagccaagcgataaccctggaggcaaaaaataagaaagaatccAGCTAATCCATTTTATCAAAACTCTCCTCCACTCTTAACATACATCACTTGTGATATCAGGTCAAATCCCTCCCCCTTAAGCTGTGATGTTGAAAACCCTTGAGTGGCATGTTAACAAGGATCTGCCTGTTCCCGACGCTGCTCTGATCACCTTCGTCCATACCTGCTCTCATTCAGCTTGTTGGCTACATATTCCCACATGTCTTTGATGCATTTGGTCCAATCTCTCTCCACTATGTCAGCAGTCTTGACATTTGTCACACTAGTCCTGGATACCTTTTCTGTATGCTTTCAAcaatgtcagatttttttttcctcttctgtgatCATATATCCTGACAGGCACTGCCATGCACACTGTTGCACATTGAATAAAGAACAGTGATGTTTCGGGACAATTAAAGTGTCATATGTGAGACGCTGTAAACTTTCAGTTTCTCCCTTTATTAATTTCAGCCTGTGTCTGTTTTGTTTCATAAACTGTCGTCCATGTGGAGAATGATCAGACTCCAGGGGCATTTGGGAGACGTGCCAGAGTGGGAGATGTGCTTTCCTCCAGCTGTTTTAGACAGTGACCTGCCCGCTGACAGTCACTGATCCCTGCCATGGCTCTAGTGACAAGGAAACCATTGGTTTTACTGGGACTttctcacccctcctctctgcctttcaacTTCCCATCAAGCACTGGGCCTTTGGGTATCCTTGTTAGTCACAGCTGGTGACAGctttgtgtacataaacactcaAGTCATGtgcaactgtaaaaaaaaaaaactttttaaatattcaagAAATGTTAAGAAGTAGCTCTATGAAATGCCAAGTCTGAGAAGACTTGCTTTTGGGCATCCACTAGAGGGTGTACTTCCCTTTTTGGAGGAGATTTACAGTCTCCTTGGCTTCTGCCAAATCATACAAAATGAAAAGCCACCCCTGTGACTACAGAAACTATCACTAGCCACATGGCTTCCCCGCAGATCAGCTACTCATTCAGAATAGAAGAGGATCCTGAATGGCTCCAGAGGGGATGTGGAGGACACAAAAACTCAGGTGCATTCACGTCCATCAACGATGGGGTCAAAtcaggaaaggaagaaatgcCCTCTCTCCCATTAAGACCCCATGCCTCCTCGAGGTCTCTGCTGAAGACCCCATCACCACCCTAGACCCGGCTGTGCTAACCAAGCCTTCCTAACAGTCCTCCAACCTACTCCATCCCcatcccaactctgacactggtCCAGGCCTTTGAGAGGATGATCAGACATGGTTTTCCACCTCTGTGAACTGTGGTGACAGTTCACTCTAAGTCCTTTGCTGTTATCCCCTCACATTGAATTGTATCCTCACTGGACATGTGTTGAATTTGAAACTACCAATCACAATTCCAGAGACCTAGATCTTCCCAGGGATAGAGTCAGAATCCTCACTGGCTCCTTCCAAACCCACTGCAGTCTTTCTACCTTCAGGATTAAAAGGATTCTGCAGAGTTTGTGTGATTCCcaagagtggtggtggtggtggggagagggtgACTGCCAGAATCCTCAGGTACATACACTAttctaggattttcttttttatatttattcctaaaGGAGGAACTAATTTCCTTTTAATTCAGGAATAAAACTATCGACTACCCTCTTTCTTTCCAGGAAGCACCTAGGAAGTATTCAAGATGGAGCACCGACTACATGCCAACCATGAAAAGTTCTTTACACCATTATTGCAGGTCCCTCACTGCAGCACTaagcagatgaagaaactgaggcaggaATGGGTAAATTCCTGGCCCAAGGTCACATAAGCTACCCCCATCTCACATAGGGGCTGTTCTCTCTCAACAGATGAATGATATGGAGGGCAGGACGTCCTCGGCTTTGCAGAAGGAGCTGCCTCAACTCAGCCAGAATCCTCAGGTGCTGGAGTCGTGCCTGCACATGCAGAACTAGCCCAGGGAGGGAGATCTGAGTGACACCCTGGTCCCCCAGAGGATACCTGGATAATTTGGCCTCAGTCACAAAATTCTTCCAAGCATGTCTGTCAGCCAGAAAGAGTTGCAGGTCTTCTCTGCACATGGCATTCTGAATGTATCTAGCTGCATCCTCAATAGAGCTGTTGGACTCTGGATGTAAAGAACAAAGAACAAGGTTAGAGGACACTGGGGTACTAAGTCTCAGGTGACTAAGTCCTCGTCTCCCCGAGCAGCTGTTTCTTGGGTCCTTTAGATGGAGCTACCTGTTGTTGTGAACTTAAATGTATCACCCTCCTCCAAGATTCATATGTTTTATTCCTAATCTCCCAGATGATTATACTTAGAAATGAGGATTAAAGAGGTGAAGATAAATGCAGACATCAGTGTCAGACCCAATCCTGATGAGACTGGCAttctaagaaaaaacaaaaactgagttTTTCTACCTCAGTCTTGTCTTTCTTCACTcccctcctcattctctctctccacacacagaaGGTAAACACAATGTGAAGATTGATTAGGAAGACAAGTGTTACCACGAACCAAATCTGCACTTTTGATCTTGCACTTTTACCCTGAAACACTAATGGTCAAATTCCTGGCATCTGCATGATAGAACATAATATTTGTTCAAAACTATTATTCTTAGAAGGAGATAAAAGTCACAGAGGGAATAGCTCTTACCACTTTAGCCGGGCAGGTATGGCATCCTGTAAACAGAAGCGACCATATTTCCACAGTGAAATAAATGTTTGCTCACACTAAGTGAGATGAGTGGTGTTAGGACTGTATGATCCTCTGACTACAAGGAAAGGCAGGTTCCTGCTGTTCTCCCTGTTCCTGATGTCCATACAAAGAGGTGTTTTCTTTATCAGGAATCTCAGCTGTGCTTGGATGAAATTCATTGAGTATTTTGCGTTAGTATTTGTTTCCTGGGTGCAAGCAAGTTTCCTGAAACTAGGTTGCCAAAGCTTCACCCTAAAAGTCTATGAgtcaggtggagggtagatagcataatggttatgcaaacagactctgatgcctgaggctccaaagtcccaggttcaatcccccgctccaccataagccagagctgaacagtgctctgctaaaaaataaaataaaataaaaaagtctatgggtcattattattttcattcacagaaaggaaaaataagtggTTGGGCAGCTAGAAAGTTCAAGACTTTATAACAAAACCAGCTGTCAGATAACTTTTTTCTCATAATTTAAAGCTCCTTAATGTTTAAAAACTTCCTGTACTTTCTGCATTGCTGTCTGTAGTATATATGTGGTGGGTTGTTACtataatattgaaaaataatGATACAAACTGTACACAACTGAGTAAAACTACCATGAAACGAGGATTCCtcttattgggttgtcagaaaaatcatgacattttttttctgtgcttctctgtgcaaaaatgtgttaTGCCTTTTCCAACAACTGAATAATTATGGGTCCTCTAAGAAGGGCAGTGGGAAAGAGAGACTTCAGTAGTTGGGTGGGGCTGGACTCTGAACTCTGACCCTTTAGGTcaacagtaattcctctcctacagGCTGGTCTTGGGGAGACTAGATCTCATTGGCACCTGTGCATCCAAGCTGGCCTATTTATTAAAGAAGAGGTGGCCTTGTTTCTGAGAGAATATGTATTTTATGGAATCTACCCATTGTGGTCCTCTGATGAGGGCACAGTAACCTGAGGAGAAGCTTCCAGTTTCTAATTGGTCTTCTCCTCCCTTACTTTTCAATATGACTATGTTGGCTTTGGTTGCCAagtgtatcagtgagagaaaagaaagatttctgaaaaaaaatgaatgaaaaaaatacattgtGTGTTtgcattgtcctttttttttgaagattttatttattcattagtgagaaaggaggatagagagaaatatccagacatcactctggtacatgtgctgccagggaccg encodes the following:
- the LOC103112740 gene encoding apolipoprotein L3-like isoform X2, with protein sequence MCREDLQLFLADRHAWKNFVTEAKLSRDEAGALYGYLKDPETEKEGMEDRNMLWLWLRLSFVFGLGLFLVLWLDLGLGLKLFLVLGLGLGLGLVLGFGLPSGLKLLSAKGNKREEEEMIQKEKAYRLMFLEEYPFVKQKLKKRIAELRALADRVDKVHRNCVISSVVTNATGILSGILTSSSLTLAPRNAEVSLKLSATGMVLETAAAIGSLTTNMLKHSSMSSTEAEFRRLTSTNISQEMVNMETGHDNVPNMIHLRNTFMRGMKGIEKNIHAIKLAKESSRLVPRAKRVMTSGVISAPKRRQVEKAFGGTVLAMSKETRMLGIANAANLVLFDAYNFVQESKHLYEGAKTESAEQLRQWAHELELKLEQLEQIHARLQ
- the LOC103112740 gene encoding apolipoprotein L3-like isoform X1, whose product is MPPESNSSIEDAARYIQNAMCREDLQLFLADRHAWKNFVTEAKLSRDEAGALYGYLKDPETEKEGMEDRNMLWLWLRLSFVFGLGLFLVLWLDLGLGLKLFLVLGLGLGLGLVLGFGLPSGLKLLSAKGNKREEEEMIQKEKAYRLMFLEEYPFVKQKLKKRIAELRALADRVDKVHRNCVISSVVTNATGILSGILTSSSLTLAPRNAEVSLKLSATGMVLETAAAIGSLTTNMLKHSSMSSTEAEFRRLTSTNISQEMVNMETGHDNVPNMIHLRNTFMRGMKGIEKNIHAIKLAKESSRLVPRAKRVMTSGVISAPKRRQVEKAFGGTVLAMSKETRMLGIANAANLVLFDAYNFVQESKHLYEGAKTESAEQLRQWAHELELKLEQLEQIHARLQ